The Streptomyces sp. NBC_00286 nucleotide sequence GGGGCGGGACGACGGCTGGATACGAGTGCCGATCGGCGACGACGCGGCACGCTGGGCCACACGAGCCGCCGTCCACCCGGTCCTGCTCATCGCCCACAACGTCACGGCGGCCACCCGGCTCCTGGACGTCCTCCCCTTGTTCCACGACGACCTGCGCATCCAGCTCCTCGTGACGACGCCCGGCTCCTCCGCCTTCCGCGCGGGGCTCTCGGAGCTGTTCGCCGACACGGGGATGCCTGTGGTGCCGTGGGAGCAGGCGGTCCGTACGCCGGTGAAGCTGGCGATCTCGGCAAGCTTTGGCGGCCAACTTGACGCGTTTTCAGGTAAGTTGGCCGTATTGTCCCATGGGATTGGCTACACTGAGAGGCTGACTGCACCGGGTGCCGGGAGCCGGGCACGGACTTGTCCACCAGGGCGGTGAGCAGCCGCTCGGAGTCGCGTTTGCCGAGCGGGCCCACGGGATCCGCAGCGCGTCGAGCCCGACCAGCGGATTGCGGGCTCCGACGAGCGTGAACACCTCGGGAGCGGAACTGATCACGGGCAGGATCTGGGTGGCGGACTGCGCATGGTCGAGGATGACCAGCAGACGCCGGTCGGAGACGTACCGCTGGAACACTTGCTGGCGTTCGGTGAAGCCGGGCGGCAACTGCTGGTCCGGCAGGCCGAGTTGGCGCAGCAGCTCGCCGAGCGCTCGTGCCGCGTCGAGGGCCGTACCCGAGCCGCCGCCGCGCAGATCCACGTACATCTGGCCGTCCGGGAAGAACTCGCCCGCCCGTAGCACCCCCCAGTGCCGGGCGAGCGTGGTGACGCCCATCCCCTCGGGTCCGTGCAGCAGAGCGAGCCGAGGACGCCCGTCGGCCTTGCGCCGGGCCTCCTCGTCGAGCTGTTTGAGCGCTTTGCGCCGGTCGGTGAAGGAGCGGATGGACGCCGGGAGACGGGGGCGCCCGGCCGCCTTCCCGGGCCCCTGCCCTTGCACACCATCCGCGAACGTCGTCCAGGCCCTCGCGAGTCGCGGATCGTTCCGCAGACCCTCGGACACCAGCCGCGCCACCGCGTCCACCTCGGCTGGACTCTCCGGGGCCGCCACCTCCCGCCCGGCGATCCTCCGTACCAGCGCCCCGGCGGACTCCCAGGTCCGCTTCCCGGCCTCGTTGGCCATCCCGGCCCCGACGGCCGCGAGCACCCCCGCCACAGCAGCCATCGAAATGGGCTCCACGATGCGAACTCCCCGCTCCCGACACCCTTGGGAAGCAACGGTATCGGGAGCGTGCGTACGCGAAAGACCGTGTTCTGGCTACGAGTTCACGATCCGTCAGTCTTCTTCTCGTTGTTGCTGTCCGTGCTGTCCATACGGAAGTCGATCCCGTCCTGGCGCAGTTCCGCGAGCCATTCCTCGGAGCGCTCCGGTGTCTCGGCCGCGCGGCTCAGGCCGGGCGGGAGGGTTCCGGCGAGGATCTTGCGGACGCCCAGGGCCAGCGTGCGCGAGACGCAGCGGGCCATCGCGCTCTCTTGTGCGTCGCCTTGCATGTCCAGGAGGTAGCGGCCCGACCAGTTGCGGCCCGCGTCCGTGCGGACGTCGAGGGTGACCGCCAGGACGACGCGGTCGCGGTCGGCGTCCGTGGTGGGGTAGCGGGCGGCCAGGTCCTGGGCGAGTGCGGCGATGCGTTCGTCGTCGTCGCGCCGGAGTTCCTCGAAGACGGGTTGCCAGGCGTCGAGCCAGCCGGACAGGCGGAGGGTGCCGCGGATGAAGGTCTGGGGTTTCCACGCCGGAGGCAGGTCGTACTGGTCGACGAACGGGATGCTGTCGCGGTTCGGGTAGACCTCGAAGGGTTCATCGTCCACCAGGTGGATGCGGGTGGCTTCCCAGGGGCGGGCGGCTGTCGTCTCCGCGCCGTTCTCGATGTAGCGGGCGGGTGAGCGCAGGGCGTTGAGGACGCCTGCCGGGGCCCAACTGAAGCGGTATCTGAAGTCGTTGGGGATGGCGGGGATGCCGCCGCAGTACGAGGTGAGGTCGGCCTCTGCGGCCGTGTGGGCGCCGATCTCCCTCTGTGCGCGGGCGATGAGGCTGTGGGCGAAGAGGTGGTCGATGCCCGGGTCGAGGCCCGACTCGGTGAGGACGACGATGCCTGCCGCGGTGGCCGCGGGGACGTGCTCCAGGACCGCCTCGGATACGTAGCTCGAGCAGGCGAAGTGGGCCTGATGGGCGACACAGGTGGCCAGCAGGGGTGCGTGTTCCGGGGCCGGGAGCATGGAGATCACGATGTCGCCGGGGGCCAGTTCGGCGGTGAGTGCGGGGAGTGTGTACGCGCGGGGTTCGGCGCGGCCGGTGAGGCCGTGGGCCGAGAGGCTCTGGGCCGCTCGTTCCTCGGTGCGGTGCCACAGGCGTACGCGGTCGGCGGTGTCGCACAGCGTGGCGAGGCCGCTGCCGGTGGACAGGCCCGCGCCGATCCAGTGGACGGTGCCGGACGCGGGCACGACGGCGTTCGCGTTCTCAGCCATGGTTGGACTCCCCATTCTCCAGGCCGAGTTCACGGCACGTCTCGTGGAACCGGTCCA carries:
- a CDS encoding ATP-binding protein, with the translated sequence MAAVAGVLAAVGAGMANEAGKRTWESAGALVRRIAGREVAAPESPAEVDAVARLVSEGLRNDPRLARAWTTFADGVQGQGPGKAAGRPRLPASIRSFTDRRKALKQLDEEARRKADGRPRLALLHGPEGMGVTTLARHWGVLRAGEFFPDGQMYVDLRGGGSGTALDAARALGELLRQLGLPDQQLPPGFTERQQVFQRYVSDRRLLVILDHAQSATQILPVISSAPEVFTLVGARNPLVGLDALRIPWARSANATPSGCSPPWWTSPCPAPGTRCSQPLSVANPMGQYGQLT
- a CDS encoding saccharopine dehydrogenase family protein, which encodes MAENANAVVPASGTVHWIGAGLSTGSGLATLCDTADRVRLWHRTEERAAQSLSAHGLTGRAEPRAYTLPALTAELAPGDIVISMLPAPEHAPLLATCVAHQAHFACSSYVSEAVLEHVPAATAAGIVVLTESGLDPGIDHLFAHSLIARAQREIGAHTAAEADLTSYCGGIPAIPNDFRYRFSWAPAGVLNALRSPARYIENGAETTAARPWEATRIHLVDDEPFEVYPNRDSIPFVDQYDLPPAWKPQTFIRGTLRLSGWLDAWQPVFEELRRDDDERIAALAQDLAARYPTTDADRDRVVLAVTLDVRTDAGRNWSGRYLLDMQGDAQESAMARCVSRTLALGVRKILAGTLPPGLSRAAETPERSEEWLAELRQDGIDFRMDSTDSNNEKKTDGS